In Ruegeria sp. YS9, the genomic window TTTCGATCCCTTATCCCCATTCGGTGGAGATCCAGAAACAAGGGTGACGGCTCCCGCCCGTCGATCGGGCATTCGAAAATGCCCTCCTCCCGTTGGGCCGGGCACCGCGCAAGGGCGCGGTGCCCTTTTCTTTGTTCAAACCGTCGCCTCGAGTCCGACCGCGCCACGCCTGCGGCGTGGCGCTATGCCCAACGCTGGAAATCGCTTTTCAAAAGCGATTTCAGGGGCGGGAGTGTTTACGACTTGACGATCACGTTGGGTGAAACAACGTCGATACCAAGGGCCTTGCCGACCGCATAGTAGGTCAGCTTGCCAGCGTGGACGTTCAGGCCTTCCAGCAGATGCGGATCGTCCTGACACGCCTGTTTCCAGCCTTTATCCGCCAGAGACAGCATGAATGGCATCGTGGCGTTGCCCAGGGCGATGGTCGAGGTGCGCGCAACGGCGCCCGGCATGTTGGCAACGCAGTAGTGCATGATGCCATCGACATCGTAGATCGGATCGGCATGGGTGGTGGCTTTTGACGTCTCGAAGCACCCACCCTGGTCGATGGCAACATCGACAAGTACGGCACCGGGTTTCATCGTCGACAGCTGAGCTCGCGAGACAAGTTTCGGAGCCGCAGCGCCGGGGATCAGAACGGCACCGATGACCATATCGGCATCCTGGATCAGCTCGGCCGTGGCGCCTGCGGTCGAATACTGGTTCTTGAAGGTTCCGCCAAAGACGTCATCCAGATAGCGCAGCCGCGGCAAGGAGCGATCCAGAACGGTGACATCCGCGCCCATTCCGGCAGCGATCTTCGCCGCATGGGTCCCTACGACGCCGCCGCCGATAACGACCACTTTGGCAGGGCCGACACCGGGTACGCCACCCATCAGAACGCCGCGCCCGCCATTGGCCTTTTGCAGTGTCCACGACCCGACCTGAGGGGCCAGGCGACCGGCGACTTCGGACATCGGTGCCAGCAGAGGCAGGCCGCCGTTCGCGTCGGTTACGGTCTCATAGGCGATGGCAGTACAACCCGATTCCAGCAGGTCATGCGTTTGATCCGGGTCCGGAGCCAGGTGCAGATAAGTGAACAGCAGCTGCCCTTCGCGCAGCATCTTGCGTTCCACGGCCTGGGGTTCCTTGACCTTCACGATCATGTCGGCGGTGGCAAATACTTCCTCCGCAGTGTCGATGATATGCGCGCCTGCCGCGACATAGGCGTCATTGTCGAAACCTGCGCCGATGCCTGCACCGGATTCGATAAGGACTTCGTGACCACGTGCAACAGCTTCCTGAGCAGCATTGGGCGTCATCCCGACGCGGAATTCCTGGGGTTTGATTTCCTTGGGGCAACCGATCTTCATGGGGGTCTCCGTTCATAAACTGCCTAAATTATGTGCATTTTCAGTGCAATTTCTGTGAAAGAAAACGTGTCAATGCGGTTTTCTTTGGAAGAATTTCGCGTAGTTTACAAAAATCATGCAAAGGAATTGCAGCAATGAGCTTGGACGCGACTGATCGAAAGATTCTGGCGGCACTTCAGAAAAACGGCAGGATGTCGAATTCGGAGTTGTCTGAACAGGTCAACCTGTCTCCGTCCGCTTGCCACCGGCGCGTACAAAGGCTTGAGGTTGACGGGTATATCCGCAACTACGTGGCTTTGCTGGATGCCCGGAAGATGAACGTGCCGACAACGGTCTTTGTCGAGATCACGCTACAGGGTCAGGCCGAAGAGGTTCTGGATGCGTTTGAAAAAGCGGTGGCCCGGATCCCGGATGTGCTGGAATGCCATCTGATGGCCGGTACGGCGGATTACATTCTGAAAGTCGTGGCGGAAAACACCGAAGATTTCGCCCGCATCCATCGCCAATACCTGTCGCGCTTGCCCGGGGTGGCGCAAATGCAAAGCTCGTTTGCCCTGCGTACCGTGTTCAAGACCACTGCCTTGCCCGTGTGATTTTCATAAGGGGCCAGGATAGGTGAACAGAAAAAGGTGGGTCAGGTTGAAGCCGAAATGCATCGCAACAGGTACCCACAGGCGCCTGGTTGCATAGTATCCCAATCCGCAGGCCAGCCCGAGAATGGAAGCAAAACCCACGAGCGCCGGACCTCCGGCGAAATGGGCCAGTCCGAACAGCAGGCCGGCAGCGATCACCCAGGGTGACATCAATCCTGTCACCGAGGCAATGCTGATGAACAAAACCAGCAACGACAAGCCGATGCCTGTCCGCCGGGCCAGCGCCATCAATTGCGCTGATATCAGAACAAGCCAGGGCCAGATCGCGAGCAACGCGGAAAGAAGGAATGTCACAATCGTCTCATCTGTTTCACGCACCCCGTGATGCCGCACCAAAACGAGGCAATGCAAGCAGCCATGGTGAAGCGCAATGCATTGCGTCAATTCAGACGCTTGTATCCCGCGGGCCAGATGTACAAATTCAGGGGAAAGACCGTATACCCGCGCTGGACCTGATTTGCAGGCGTGACAACAGCCGCAGGACTCGTGACCCTCGCATCAATTTATCTGATGACATCAGGTGGTTACACGGGTCCGATATGGTCCGAACCCGAAGACCGAGAAGGAGCTGACCTTGGACAACGAAAACACTGGCGCCCCCAAAGACTGGCTGGAAGCCGAGCTCGAGGATACGCTGGACGAAGATTTCGAGATAGAATTCAGTGAGCCGATGCTGTCGATGGAAGTCCGGAAAATCTATCGGGAACAGCATCCGGACATGTTGGATCGCAAGGTTTACTTCCGCAACCTGCTGCGCCTGCAAGCCGAACTGATCAAGGTTCAGGACTGGGTACAGCATACCGGGGCCAAGGTCTGTATCCTGTTTGAAGGCCGTGACAGTGCCGGTAAAGGGGGTGTGATCAAGCGGATCACCCAGCGTCTGAACCCGCGCGTGGCGCGCGTGGTCGCGTTGCCGGCACCCAGCCGCCGCGAACAAAGCCAGTGGTATTTCCAGCGCTATGTACCGCATCTGCCGGCGGCGGGAGAAATCGTTCTGTTCGACCGCTCGTGGTACAACCGGGCGGGGGTCGAGCGGGTGATGGGTTTTGCGTCCGAGGACCAGGTTGAACAGTTCTTTCAGGACGTCCCCGAATTCGAACGGATGCTGGTGCGGTCAGGGATCATTCTGCTGAAATACTGGTTCTCGATCACGGACGAGGAACAGCAGTTGCGATTCCTCATGCGTATTCACGATCCGATGAAACAATGGAAGCTGTCGCCGATGGATCTGGAATCCCGCATCCGCTGGGAATCCTACACAAAGGCAAAAGAGGATATGCTTTTCCGAACCAATATTCCCGAGGCCCCGTGGTACATCGTCGAGGGCAATGACAAGAAACGCGAAAGGCTGAACTGTATCGAGCATCTTTTGACAAAAATCCCGTACGAGGACGTGCCTCAGGAAAAGGTCAATCTGCCCGACCGCAAGTACAACCCGGAATACGAACGCCGCGTTTTGCCGGATGAGCTTTACGTACCAAAGATCTATTGAAGCAAAATCAGGCTCTGAGCCGGAATATGCGAGGCCGACACGGCCGGCCTCCCACAGGGTCAACTGATCAGGCTGCATCCATCATGCAGTCAAAGTGGAAGAAGTTGACCATTGTGATGTCACAGTCATCGACGTCGGCGGTTTCGGTGCCCGCAGGCTCGGATTCCGTTTCCGGCGTGGCGTCGGCGGTCGGCATCATGTCGATATCATCGGTGTCTGCCACGTCCGTGTCGCCGTTCACATCGTCACCCCAGTTGAACTCGTCAAACTGCGCTTGCAGGTTTTCGAGGAAACTGGCGATTTCATCCAGGAAAGCCTGAACGTCAAAGCAGAATGCTTCGGGCTCACCGCCATCAACCACTTCGGTGTCCGGCGTTTCGGGTTCCGGCTCTTCGGTTTCGGTGACGTCGGTATCTGGTGCATCGGGTGTTGGTTCTTCGGTTCCGGGCATTTCGGGTTCCGGTTCCTCGGTCTCGGTGACGTCAGTATCCGGCGTTTCGGGCTCCGGCTCTTCGGTCTCGGTGACGTCGGTGTCTGGTGTCTCGGGTGTAGGCTCTTCGGTTCCGGGAGTCTCAGTTCCTGGCTCTTCGGTTTCGGTGACGTCAGTGTCCGGAGTTTCGACTTCCGGCTCTTCTGGTACGGCAACTTCGTCCGGCGTGGTTGGCGGAACGGGCGGTGTGTTCGTATTGCCGTTGTCCAGCATGACTGCCGCGTCGGTTGCGGCAAAGTTCTGGGTGACCATCACCGCATCAAAGCCCTGCATGTCACCGGTTTCGACGCCGATCCCGATATATTTGAAATCCGGATTCAGGATATTGGCGCGGTGGCCCGGGCTGTTCATCAGGTTCTGGTGCAACTGCGCCACGTCATCGCTGATGCCGGGCTGCCCGCGTTCGGACTGCCATGCGATGTTTTCGCCGGTCCGCCAGTTTCCCTCAAGATCGAATCCGGCGTCTTGCATCCGCTGGGTTGCACTGGAACCGCCCGAACCGGTGTGACTGAACGTGTCTGTGTCCAGCATCCAGGTGCTGTGATCTTCGGATGAATCGTTCAGCTGCGTCTCAAGTTGCAGCGGGTTGAGCCCGCGGGATGTGCGTTCCTGGTTTATCAGCCCCAGCATCTCGCGTTCGAATGTACTTGCAGTCGACATTTTTGCCTCCGTTTGTGTTTGTGTCCTTCCGGACGGGCTCACTTAGAGGTGGGGGTGTCGACGGTGGTAGGGGGCGGTTCACTTCAGGCGAGTTTTGGCAACCCGATGCTACCGATGCGGGATTCGCTGCGCTGCAAAATGCCGGGCAAAATGTTGCTGGTGAGGAAATGGCGGCTTGTCGCACAGCCGGTACCACGAGTCGGCGGATTGAAACCGATCCCCGAAACGACAAACCCCCGGGCGATGCCTCGGGGGTCGTCAAATAGTGTCATCCAAAGCTGGACGAGGAAAGTCTTAGAGCAGACCTTCGCGCTGTGCTTTCTTGCGTGCCAGTTTACGGGCACGACGGATCGCTTCAGCCTTCTCGCGCGCTTTTTTCTCGGACGGTTTCTCGAAATGTTGCTTCAGCTTCATTTCACGGAACACGCCTTCGCGCTGCAGCTTTTTCTTCAGGGCACGAAGCGCCTGATCGACGTTGTTGTCGCGAACACTAACCTGCATGTGGTTGTCACCACCTTTCTAGATAGAGTTGCAAGGAAATTGCAGGAGTTGGCCGTATAGCAAAGCCGCTCTAACTTGTCTAGTACTGGGGCCGACAACCGGAGAACCGCCATGACGACCACATATGAAGATGCAAAACAGCAGCTTTTGGATGCAATGCTGATCCATGTTCCCTTCGATGGGTGGTCGGAATCCAGTTTCCGCGCCTCCATTTCCGACTGTGGTCTGGATGACGGCCTGGCGCGCGCGATCTGTCCGCGTGGGGCGGTAGATCTGGCGCTGGCGTACCACGCGCGCGGCGATCAGGCGATGCTGGACCGCATCAAGTCCGAGGACCTGAGCGGGCTGAAATTCCGTGACAGGATTGCCGCTGCGGTTCGGTTCCGGTTGCAGGCCGTCGAGGACAAAGAGCTGGTGCGCCGGGGCATGACACTGTTTTCCCTGCCGACACATGCAGCAGATGGTGCCAGGGCGGTTTGGCAGACCTGCGATCTGATCTGGGATGCGCTGGGCGACACCTCGGATGATGTGAACTGGTACACGAAACGGGCCACTTTGTCGGGTGTCTATTCCTCGACGCTGCTGTTCTGGCTGGGCGATGACAGCCCGGATCATCAGCGCACGTGGGAGTTTCTGGATCGCCGGATCGCTAATGTCATGGAGTTTGAAAAGTTCAAGGCACAGATGCGCGACAACCCGGTGTTGAAACCGTTTCTGGCGGTTCCGAACTGGCTGGCGGGTCAGGTGAAGGCTCCGGTAAAAATGCGGGCCGATCTTCCGGGGATGCTGAACCCCCGAAAGTAGCGCGTCTTGGTGCTGGGCCTTGGCCCTGATGCCTGTTAGGCATTGGGCAAAGGAGGTGCCTATGACCCAGATGATGCGCGCTGTTGAGATCACCGAACCGGGTGGTCCCGATGTTTTGCAACTGACCGAGCGTCCGATTCCCGAACCGGGTGCAGGGCAGGTCGTTCTGAAAGTGGCCTATGCCGGGGTGAACCGCCCGGATGCGTTGCAGCGCGCGGGCGCTTACGATCCGCCGCCCGGTGCCAGCGACATGCCGGGGCTTGAGGCTTCGGGCGAAGTGGTCTCGGTCGGGGCCGGGGTCGAAGGACTGTCCGTCGGCGATCAGGTCTGTGCGTTGCTGCCGGGAGGTGGCTATGCCGAATATGTCGCCACCCCTGCGGCCCATTGCCTGCCGGTCCCTGCCGGCATGGGACTGAAAGAGGCGGCCTGCCTGCCCGAGACCTTTTTCACCGTCTGGTCCAACGTGTTCACGCGGGGCGGGCTGAAAGCAGGCGAGAGATTTCTGGTCCATGGTGGCTCGAGCGGGATTGGCACGACGGCCATCCAGTTGGCCAATGCTTTTGGTGCCCGCGTTTTTGCCACCGCAGGGTCGGATGAAAAATGCGAGGCTTGCGTCAAATTGGGTGCGGAAAGGGCGATCAACTACCGCGATGAGGACTTTGTGGCCGTCATGCGGGCCGAAGGCGGGGCAAACCTGATCCTCGACATGGTCGGTGGCGACTATATCCCGCGCAACGTCAAAGCTCTGGCCGAGGATGGGCGGCTGGTCCAGATCGCGTTTCTGCAAGGCCCGGTGGTCGAGCTGAACTTTGCCCTGATGATGGTCAAGCGCCTGACCCTGACCGGCAGCACCCTGCGCCCGCAAAGCGATCTGGCCAAGGCCCGGATTGCGCAGGACCTGCGCGAAGCTGTCTGGCCTCTGCTTGAGGCCGGCAAGGTTGCGCCTGTCATGGACAGCGAGTTTGATCTGGCCGAGGCTGCCGCCGCCCATGCACGCATGGAAAGCTCGGGCCATATTGGCAAGATCGTTCTGAACGTCGCGGGCTGAACTCTGCGCGCGCGGGGCAGACCCGCGCGTTCACGCAACCGCGCGGCGGTACAGGTGCCATGTGGCATGACCCAGAACCGGCATCACTATGATCAGGCCCAACAGCATCGGCAGGGCTCCCAGAAACAGAAGGGCCGCCACGATGAACCCCCAAGTCAAGATGACGCCGGGGTTGTGACGCAACACGCGAAACGACGTCACGACCGCCACCGGCAATCCGACTTGCCGGTCCAGAAGCAACGGAAAGCTGACGACGCTGACGGCCAGAGCGCAAAGAGCGAATACGAAACCAACGGCGAGTCCGACAACCATCATGGTCCAGCCGGCAGTCGTCGTGAAAGCCTGCGTGGCAAAAGTGCCAAGTGATGCGGGGGCTTCAGGCCCCATTGTATGCGTATAGATGCTCTGGGCCACCATCAGCCAGATCAGCAGAAGCATCACCAGATAGAAGCCCAAAACCAGAATTGCGCCGAATGCCGGTGAGCGGAATACGCCGAACGCATCCAGCCAATGCACCGTGCTGCCTTGTTCACGTTTGCGGCTGATCTCGTACAAACCCACAGCTGCCACCGGACCGATCAAGGCAAAACCTGCGACCAGAGGCGCCAGAAGCGGAACCATGTTGACGTTCAGGGCGAAGCCGAACATCAAAAGCCCCGCGATCGGGTAGATCAACACAATGAATATGGCATCCGCCCGTGTTTCGACAAAGTCGTGATACCCCGCCCGCAGGCAAGCGCGCAGATCCTGCACCGTCAATGTCTGCACCATCGGCAAGTGTTTGGTATCTGCGCTTCCGAGTTGTGAAACGCTATCCGAGACATGATCACTGGCCGCCCCCAGATTCCGGGCGGCCCAACTGATCGGATTTCCGATTGTTTTAGCCATTTTCATCCCCTTTCCTGGCGAGAATTGCGCCGCGGAATGGATCCGGCATTTGGTTGTCCGCGGCCGGACCAGCCGACAACGCCTGGTCGCAGTATAGCACAGTTTGGCGGAATCCTGATCAACACTGTGGCACCAGACGGATTGCCCTGCATTGCAGTCATGTTAGCTTGATGTCAGGCAAGAGGAGGTCAGGATGCAGACAACAGCGAAAACGGTGGTATTGCACGAATTCGGCGGGCCCGAGGTGTTGCGGATCGAAGACAGGCCATTGGGCGATCCCGGACCGGGTGAAATACGTATCCGCCATCATGCCTGCGGTCATAATTTCATCGATGTTTATCAACGCACTGGATTGTATCCCCTGGAACTCCCCCATGCTTTGGGGATGGAAGCGGCGGGTGTCGTCGAGGCCGTCGGGGACGGGGTAACGCACCTGCAACCCGGTCAACGGGCCGCGTATGCGGCAGCCCCGCCCGGCGCGTATTGCGAGGCCCGCGTCATGCCTGCGGCACAGGTGTGCCCTCTGCCGGACGACATCTCTTTCGACGCTGCCGCGGCAATGATGTTGAAGGGCTTGACGGTTGAGTACCTGTTTCACCGAACCACTCCGATGAAACGCGGGGATACTGTGCTGTTCCATGCAGCGGCGGGCGGGGTCGGACTGATCGCCTGCCAATGGGCGAAATCCGAAGGGATCACCCTGATTGGTACGGCGGGGACCGACGAGAAATGCAGCCTCGCCCGGTTCAACGGGGCTGCGCATTGCATCAACTATCGGTCCGAGAATTTCGCCGAACGGGTGGCCGATATCACCAAAGGCAAGGGCGTGGACGTGGTGATGGATTCCGTCGGGGCGGACACGTTCGAAGGGTCGCTGAACTGCCTGAAACCCTTGGGGATGATGATTTCCTTCGGCAACGCGTCCGGGCCGGTGCCGCCATTCGATATCGGTGTTCTGGGTCGGAAAGGATCGCTCAAGATCACCCGACCCACCTTGTTCACCCATATTGCGGACCACTCCGTATGTCAGGCAATGGCGCGCCGCTTGTTCGGCAAGGTCGAGGGCAGAGAGGTCAAGATCCACATCGATCAGCGCTTTGCGCTGGATCAGGTAGCCGATGCACATCGCGCGTTGGAAGCGCGGCAGACGACCGGCAGTACGATTCTGGACCTTTGATGCGAAACCCGGCCTGTCAGGCCGGGTTCAACTTTATCCGGAGTGCCGTTCAGAACCTGTAAGAGACACGAACCTGCAATGTGGTTGCGTCGACATCCACATTGTTTCCGTTGAAGTTATCGAATTCGTGGTACAGCAGCTCTCCGCCAATGCTGACATTCGGGGCCACGATCTGTTCATAGCCTGCGCCGATGAACCACCCGTCATCACTGCCCAGAGTGTCGGTGCCCGCTTCGGCGTAGCCTGCCGTGCCGTACAGCAAACCTTGCGGGTTTACCTTGTAGCCGGCGCGCGCTTTCAACCGCCAGACATCTTCAACAGTTGCCGCGCCGGACAGGCCCACGTCAGTCCAGTCATAGTCAAAACCGCCGCCAACGACCCAGTCGCCCAGATCATAGTCGTAACCCAGGATGATACCACCGATTACGCCATCGCCGTCGACCCCGGACAGGCTGGTGTCCACATCGGCATAACCCAGTTGCAGACCGCCATAAAACCCGGTCCAGTTGCCCGAGGATTGCGCCATTGCCGATCCCGCGACCACGGTTGCGACAGTGGTGATGAGAGCCAATTTCAAAGTCATCTCATTTCCTTTCGATTGTCACTCTGCTCAAGTGAAATTCAGTTCACCTATGCAGACCATTACGATCCGCTCGCGTTATCGGATCAGTGATACCTACGAATTCCAGCCCGTATTCTGGCGTTGAAACAAAAAACAGACACGCCGGTGCCCTCTGAAAACGGCCACTTCTGATAAAGATGAGATAGGACGAAATGAGAGGTCTTCAAACGACATGCGGCGGCGGAACATTCCGCCGCCGACACGTCTGAAAGTTTCAGCGGGTTATTGCTTCTGCAATTCAGCAGGGGTCTTGTCCGCGATGTCTTCCCATTTTGCGCCCGCGCTTTCGATAAAGCCCGGGATGTCGCCTTCCCAGCGTTCCTGGATGTCTTCCGACAGGTTCAGGTACAGCTTGTTGTCGACGATTTTCCAGTAGTTCGGGTCGCCGTCGAACTTGAAGCCCATGGCTGTGCCAAAGGCACAGTAGCCCCCGTAGGCAGGCAGGTAGGCTTCCGGGTTGGCTTCGAAGGCGGCTTTGTTTTCCTCGGACGAGAAACGGTACAGCGCATCGTCGTGCAGCGCGGTGATGCGATAGTCGCCCTTGGTGGCTTCACCAACGGTGAAATAGGCAACCGGGTCATAACCCTGCATGGCCAGACCGGTCGAGCTTGCGTTGATGTCCACACCAGCGGCCAGAGCGGATGTTGCCAGTGCAACGGACAGAGCGACGCCACCGATCAGAGATTTAAACTTGTTCATTGTTCCACCTTTCGTGAAAGGAGCCTCGTCAGTGTGCCGATCGAGGGCCCCGGATTGTTGTCCTGTGTGGCCCGTAATTGACCGTCACGACAGCGATCTGGGAAGCAGGCGGATCACGTTCAAAACAATGAATCGTGATTGTGCGCCAGAGAGGAGCGTCTGTTCAAAAATGCAGACCTGACATTACGCGTCCGGTTCAAAATCCAGAACAAACGCGATGACTTTGCAGGCCGCCATTTCACAAGGCTTCAACAGGGCGCCGCTGAGGCGTGTCTGATACAGGTTCATGCTGATATAGTCGGTGCCGCCCAATTCGTGCGCAACCAGCTTGTGGGATTTCCCCTTTGCCATCTGTTGGCGCACGACGACATAGCGCCGATCCCCCGATGAACCGGTAAAACTGCCTTCGGGCAGCGCGAAAAACGCGGAAACGAAAGCGTCCGGCGGTGTCACGACTTTCCGATTTTCGGTTCAGTCCCGGCCTTGATCCGTGCGACGTTGGTGCTGTGACGCCAATAGATCAGAAGGGTCAGGATAATCCCCAGGATAAAGGATTGTCCGTTTGTCAAAACCAGCACCCAGGTCGTTGAAAGCGCGGCCGCGGCCAGCGCGCCGACCGAAGATATCCGCCAGATCGCCGCCGCCACCAACCAGCTGAGACAGCACGCAACTCCGACGCGCCAGTCCAGCGCCAGCCAGAGGCCCAGAAAGGTGGCCACGCCTTTCCCGCCCTTGAAACCCAGCCAGATGGGAAAGCAATGACCCAGAAAGGCAAAAAGGGCTGCGATCTGTGCGGCGTCTTCTCCGGCATAAGCACGGGCAATCAGAACCGCCACCGCGCCCTTGGCCGCGTCGAACAGCAAGGTCAGCGCCGCGGCGGCTTTGTTGCCGGTGCGCAGGACGTTGGTTGCGCCGATATTTCCGGATCCGATTTCGCGCAGATTTCCCAACCCCATGACCTTGGCAAGCAGCAGGCCGAAGGGAACGGAGCCCATCAGATATCCAACCACCGCCCACTGGAGCAAGTCGCTAGTCGAGTTGTCGATCGGGGGCATCAGGAACTCCGGAACACTTCTTTACCTGCAACATAGGTCGAAATGACCTTACCTTGCATCCGCTGGCCGTCAAATGGAGTGTTCTGAGATTTGGATTTTAAGGCAAAGCGATCAAGCACAAAAGGCACATCCGGGTCGAACAGAACCAGATCCGCCGGGGCGCCTTCCGACAATCGGCCGCTTTCCAGACCAAGCCGTTTGGCCGGGTTCAATGCCATCGCCCGGAACAGTGTTGGCAGGTCCAACTGGTCGGCATGATACAGGCGCAATGCCGCAGGCAACAGCGTTTCCAGCGCCACCGCGCCCGAGGCGGCTTCTTCGAACGGCAGCCGTTTGCTTTCCTCGTCCTGCGGTGTGTGCATCGAACTGATCGTGTCGATCAGACCGGTTCGCACCGCCTCGATCACCGCCTGCCGGTCATCCTCGGACCGCAACGGAGGCTTGACCTTGAAGAAGGTGCGATAGTCGGCCACGTCCAGCTCGTTCAGCGTCAGGTGATGGATCGAGGTGCCGGCAGTGATGTCCAGCCCGTTGCGCTTGGCCCGTTCCAGCGCAGGCAGGGCGCGGGCGGTGGTGATCTGGTCGGCGTGATAGGCCGCGCCCGTCATTTCCAACAGCGCGATGTCACGGTCCAGCCCCATGCGCTCGGCCATGGGCGAGACCGCAGGCAATCCGCGCAAGGCGGCGAATTTGCCGCTGGTGGCCGCGGCGCCATGGCTCAGGCCCGGATCTTGCGGGTGGGCAATCACCAGCGCGCCGCAGGATTTCGCATAGGTCAGTGCGCGGGAAAACACCTTGGTATTGGTGATGACGTGATCGCAATCGGTAAAGGCCACGGCGCCTGCGTCCTGCAAGAACCCGATTTCCGTCATCTCACGCCCTTCGCGCCCCTTGGTCAGCGCGGCCATCGGCAGCACGTTGACCGGTGCATCCGCCTGAGCACGCCGGGTCGCGAATTCCAGCGTTTCCGGTGTATCGACCGCCGGCAGTGTATCCGGGCGGGTGACGATGGTGGTCACACCACCGGCCGCGGCAGCGAGACCCGCGGATTTGTAGCTTTCCTTGTGCCGCTCGCCCGGCTCGCAGACCTTGACGCCGATATCCACGATGCCGGGGGCGAGGCACTTGCCGCCGCAGTCGATGACCTGAGCGTCAGCGACGGGCGCGTCCCCGTAGCCCTTGCCCTGAATAAGGCCGTCGGCAATGTGCAGCCAGCCGGGATTGTCCGTGCCGGTTTCAGGGTCGATCAGGCGGGCATTGGTGAAGATCAGGGCGGTCATGTATGGGCCTTTCGGGCTTGGGTCAGCGCGGCCAACGCGGCATCCGGGTCGGGCAGATGGTCGAATCTGAAAAAGGGGTGGCGGTTAAAAACCACCGCAGACGGCACAGTGCGGAAATTCAGGAACCGGTTGATTTCCAGTTTCTTGGTTTTCAGTTCTTTGTTGACTTGCCACGCGTTCTGCGGCGTCACAACATAAACGCGTTGCGAGCGAACAAAGCGGTCCGCCCACATCACAAATGCCAACGCGCCCGTGCAACTGAGCAGCTTCCAGAAATCCCGCACGGTGTCGGCAAACCAGGGGCTGGCTAACCACGCCAGACCGACAGCGCCGATCAGAATCCTGTAGGACCAACCCAGATGAGGCGGAAAAAACCCGTTATGCGGCCGCCCGAACCATAGAACCTGTTCGCCCTCTGGTATCTTCTCACGCCACCATTCGTCGCTCATCCCATTGCCCTTTCAATCGCGGCTTTGGTGGCGGCCGGGTCTGACTGGTACTTGATCAGATGCTTGTCGCCGGTTTTGGTGACAACCTGGACGAAGCTGCCCATGATATTCACGGCTGTGATCTGGTTCAGCGGCACGCTGCGTCCGCCGGGACCGGTCAGCGCGGTGTCTGACAATTGCCAATTCGAGACCAGTTCTTCCGAGGCCAGATACCACGCGCGTATGCCTATGGCGGCCAGGCCAGCTGGGGCTCCGGTCCAGACGTAAGGATTGCCGATCAGCCACAGCACGGCCATCGCACCGGCCATGGCAACAGCAGCCAGCCATGCGTTGGTGCGGATATAGGCCCCCTTGTCCGGGGCGAAGATCACAGGATCAGCCATAAGATGCCTCCGATGACCACAAGCGCGACCAGTGCCAGAATGGCAGATCCGACGCGGCGGGGGGTGTCACTTGCTGTGGCGGTTTGCGGGGCGGAAAAGGGTTTGGCGCTTTCGGTTTCGATGATCCCCCCGGTCCAGTTCGTGGCCTCTTCCGTGAACAGGCCGATCAGGCGTAGGCGCGGATCGGGCTTCAGCGTCGCCGGGTGTCCGTTGAAAGCCGCGCTGCGCAGGACCATGACCCAACCGTCGACAGAGGCCAGAGTGTTCCGGTCCAACTGATCCGCAGACACGCCGCAGCCCTCGGTCAGGTAGCCGTACAGGCCGAGGTCCTCGAGGTCGGATACCGGGAAGATATCGATGTGGCTGGAATCCAGCCCGTCGACCCCAAGCACCTGATCGGCG contains:
- the pyrC gene encoding dihydroorotase, with the protein product MTALIFTNARLIDPETGTDNPGWLHIADGLIQGKGYGDAPVADAQVIDCGGKCLAPGIVDIGVKVCEPGERHKESYKSAGLAAAAGGVTTIVTRPDTLPAVDTPETLEFATRRAQADAPVNVLPMAALTKGREGREMTEIGFLQDAGAVAFTDCDHVITNTKVFSRALTYAKSCGALVIAHPQDPGLSHGAAATSGKFAALRGLPAVSPMAERMGLDRDIALLEMTGAAYHADQITTARALPALERAKRNGLDITAGTSIHHLTLNELDVADYRTFFKVKPPLRSEDDRQAVIEAVRTGLIDTISSMHTPQDEESKRLPFEEAASGAVALETLLPAALRLYHADQLDLPTLFRAMALNPAKRLGLESGRLSEGAPADLVLFDPDVPFVLDRFALKSKSQNTPFDGQRMQGKVISTYVAGKEVFRSS